The proteins below come from a single Aspergillus oryzae RIB40 DNA, chromosome 5 genomic window:
- a CDS encoding putative MFS alpha-glucoside transporter (predicted transporter (major facilitator superfamily)): MTDEGVVKPLEATLDAATKGQAVSGYEDLGIWETIKTFKLCTIVCFAMAFSAATDGYQVGINASIIANQGFVARFATEIGKDGKPALASPILAGWSSIMSCGQIVGMVSLPFLSSSYGRKPAMYTFWVILVCSVLAESLARSWQVWLVGKLLAGIGVGCLQSTVPAYIAEVAPNRIRGGLLMCYSFWWSLGSFFAQVALQHLAQDHPMNYLTPVYTQWAQIGLMFLIYILVPESPAWCIDAGKADRARKELLRLYRGVPGFNVDQQLSVLSLAVEHERAIAAEQRREKWYSIFRGTDGVRTVITLWTNTTQQLIGLTLFGTFGTYFFQQAGLSDPFKIKVITTSIQIATVLILVAIADRLGRRWLACGGTTLSWLACVAIGIIGVVPQSNGSTYAFVFFACLWNVGLAANGATGWGYIGEISSQRLRPYTAGFGAAVTCVVGVVMSNLVPYMTNVNKWDWGLKTGWFYAGVGFPFTLGMWFLIPETSGRSAAELDELFERKIKPWRFHKTETATQRLVQIRRERDS, translated from the exons ATGACAGACGAGGGGGTAGTCAAGCCCTTGGAAGCTACACTGGATGCTGCAACAAAAGGCCAAGCTGTGTCGGGATACGAGGATCTGGGAATCTGGGAAACAATCAAAACCTTCAAACTTTGCACAATTGTGTGCTTCGCTATGGCCTTCAGCGCTGCTACTGATGGATATCAGGTTGG AATCAACGCCAGCATTATTGCGAACCAAGGATTCGTCGCGCGGTTTGCGACTGAAATTGGAAAGGACGGAAAGCCCGCTTTGGCATCCCCGATTCTTGCCGGATGGAGCTCCATTATGTCCTGCGGTCAAATCGTCGGGATGGTTTCACTACCGTTCCTGTCAAGTAGTTACGGTAGGAAGCCGGCGATGTACACATTCTGGGTGATCCTCGTGTGTAGCGTGCTGGCAGAAAGTCTGGCGAGGTCGTGGCAAGTATGGCTAGTCGGCAAACTACTTGCTGGGATTGGTGTCGGGTGCCTGCAGTCGACGGTGCCAGCTTACATCGCTGAGGTCGCACCGAATCGTATACGCGGTGGTCTGTTGATGTGCTACAGCTTTTGGTGGTCACTTGGTTCCTTCTTTGCACAAGTTGCCCTGCAGCATTTGGCCCAGGACCATCCGATGAACTACCTGACGCCCGTTTATACCCAATGGGCCCAGATTGGTTTGATGTTCCTGATATACATTCTCGTCCCTGAGTCCCCCGCTTGGTGTATCGATGCTGGCAAAGCTGATCGTGCTAGAAAGGAACTCTTGCGCTTATATCGCGGGGTACCGGGCTTCAACGTGGATCAACAACTTAGTGTCTTGTCCCTCGCAGTTGAGCACGAACGAGCCATAGCAGCTGAGCAGCGAAGAGAGAAGTGGTACTCTATATTCCGTGGGACAGATGGAGTACGAACTGTTATCACTTTGTGGACGAACACCACGCAACAGCTCATCGGGTTGACCCTGTTCGGTACATTTGGGACGTACTTCTTCCAGCAGGCTGGACTGAGTGACCCCTTCAAGATCAAAGTCATTACTACATCAATCCAAATTGCCACAGTTCTGATCCTCGTGGCTATAGCCGACCGCCTGGGTAGACGATGGCTGGCCTGTGGCGGCACCACGCTGTCGTGGCTCGCTTGTGTGGCTATCGGCATCATCGGCGTTGTCCCCCAGAGCAATGGGTCAACTTATGCTTTTGTGTTCTTTGCCTGCCTTTGGA ATGTCGGCCTAGCTGCGAACGGCGCAACAGGCTGGGGTTATATTGGCGAGATCTCATCCCAGAGACTTCGACCCTACACAGCTGGATTTGGTGCAGCTGTAACATGCGTCGTAGGTGTGGTGATGAGCAACCTGGTTCCATACATGACCAACGTCAACAAGTGGGACTGGGGCCTGAAAACAGGTTGGTTCTACGCCGGGGTCGGTTTTCCATTTACCCTGGGAATGTGGTTTTTGATTCCAGAGACTTCTGG TCGCTCTGCCGCTGAGTTGGACGAATTATTTGAGAGGAAGATTAAGCCATGGCGATTCCATAAAACAGAAACCGCTACCCAGCGTCTTGTCCAGATcaggagggaaagggataGCTGA